One genomic window of Streptomyces sp. NBC_01276 includes the following:
- a CDS encoding magnesium transporter MgtE N-terminal domain-containing protein: MAAGAPRIFVSHLSGVPVFDPNGDQVGRVRDLVAMLRVGGRPPRLLGLVVEVVSRRRIFLPMTRVTGVESGQVITTGVINMRRFEQRPTERLVLGELLDRRVTLVATGEEATVLDVAIQQLPARRDWEIDRIFVRKGKGGALRRRGEALTVEWSAVTGFSLEEHGQGAESLVATFEQMRPADLANVLHHLTPKRRAEVANALDDDRLADVLEELPEDDQVEILGKLKEERAADVLEAMDPDDAADLLSELPEEEKERLLTLMQPDDAADVRRLLSYEENTAGGLMTTEPIVLRPDATVADALARVRQSDLSPALAAQVYVCRPPDETPTGKYLGTVHFQRLLRDPPFTLVSSIVDTDLPPLRPDASLPAVTSYLAAYNMVAAPVVDESGSLLGAVTVDDVLDHLLPDDWRETDFHSEEAVRGH, from the coding sequence ATGGCTGCAGGCGCCCCGCGGATCTTCGTCTCGCATCTCTCGGGTGTGCCCGTCTTCGATCCCAACGGCGACCAGGTGGGCCGCGTCCGCGACCTCGTCGCGATGCTGCGCGTGGGCGGCAGGCCGCCCCGGCTGCTGGGACTGGTGGTCGAGGTCGTCAGCCGCCGCCGGATCTTCCTGCCCATGACCCGGGTGACCGGCGTGGAGTCCGGACAGGTCATCACCACCGGCGTGATCAACATGCGGCGCTTCGAACAGCGCCCGACCGAGCGGCTGGTCCTCGGCGAACTGCTGGACCGCCGGGTGACGCTCGTGGCCACCGGCGAGGAGGCCACCGTCCTGGACGTGGCCATCCAGCAGCTCCCGGCCCGCCGCGACTGGGAGATCGACCGGATCTTCGTGCGCAAGGGCAAGGGGGGCGCGCTGCGCCGCCGCGGTGAGGCCCTCACCGTCGAGTGGTCGGCGGTGACCGGCTTCTCGCTGGAGGAGCACGGGCAGGGCGCCGAGAGCCTGGTCGCCACCTTCGAGCAGATGCGCCCCGCCGACCTGGCGAACGTCCTGCACCACCTGACGCCGAAGCGGCGCGCCGAGGTGGCCAACGCCCTCGACGACGACCGCCTCGCCGACGTCCTGGAGGAGCTCCCCGAGGACGACCAGGTGGAGATCCTCGGCAAGCTGAAGGAGGAGCGCGCCGCCGACGTCCTGGAGGCCATGGACCCGGACGACGCCGCCGACCTGCTCTCCGAGCTGCCGGAGGAGGAGAAGGAGCGGCTGCTGACCCTGATGCAGCCCGACGACGCGGCCGACGTGCGGCGCCTGCTGTCGTACGAGGAGAACACCGCGGGCGGTCTGATGACGACCGAGCCGATCGTGCTGCGGCCGGACGCCACGGTCGCCGACGCGCTGGCCCGCGTGCGCCAGTCGGACCTGTCGCCGGCGCTGGCGGCGCAGGTGTACGTCTGCCGTCCGCCGGACGAGACGCCCACGGGCAAGTACCTGGGGACGGTGCACTTCCAGCGGCTGCTGCGGGACCCTCCGTTCACCCTGGTCAGCTCGATCGTGGACACCGACCTGCCGCCGTTGCGGCCGGACGCCTCGCTGCCCGCCGTGACGAGCTACCTGGCCGCGTACAACATGGTCGCGGCGCCCGTCGTGGACGAGAGCGGCTCGCTGCTGGGCGCCGTCACCGTCGACGACGTGCTGGACCACCTGCTGCCGGACGACTGGCGGGAGACGGACTTCCACTCCGAGGAGGCCGTGCGTGGCCACTGA
- a CDS encoding Mrp/NBP35 family ATP-binding protein: MATDTSSAADAAAPEQDAILDALSTVNDPEIHRPITELGMVKSVEIGEGGAVAVTVYLTVSGCPMRETITKNVTEAVEKVAGVSSVAVTLDVMSDEQRKDLAATLRGGTAEREVPFAKPGSLTRVYAVASGKGGVGKSSVTVNLAAAMAADGLKVGVVDADIYGHSVPRMLGVEGRPTQVENMIMPPSANGVKVISIGMFTPGNAPVVWRGPMLHRALQQFLADVFWGDLDVLLLDLPPGTGDIAISVAQLVPNAEILVVTTPQQAAAEVAERAGSIAVQTHQKIVGVVENMSGLPCPHCDEMVDVFGSGGGQKVADGLTKTVGASVPVLGTIPIDVRLREGGDDGKPVVLSDPDSPAGAALRAIAGKLGGRARGLSGMSLGITPRNKF, encoded by the coding sequence ATGGCTACCGACACAAGCTCCGCCGCCGACGCCGCCGCGCCCGAGCAGGACGCGATCCTGGACGCGCTGTCGACGGTGAACGACCCCGAGATCCACCGTCCGATCACCGAGCTCGGCATGGTGAAATCGGTGGAGATCGGCGAGGGCGGCGCCGTCGCCGTCACGGTCTACCTGACGGTGTCGGGCTGCCCCATGCGCGAGACGATCACCAAGAACGTCACCGAGGCCGTCGAGAAGGTCGCGGGCGTCAGCTCCGTCGCCGTCACCCTCGACGTGATGAGCGACGAGCAGCGCAAGGACCTGGCGGCCACGCTGCGCGGCGGCACCGCCGAGCGCGAGGTCCCCTTCGCCAAGCCCGGCTCCCTGACCCGCGTCTACGCGGTCGCGTCCGGCAAGGGCGGTGTCGGCAAGTCCTCCGTCACCGTCAACCTCGCCGCGGCGATGGCCGCCGACGGCCTGAAGGTCGGCGTGGTCGACGCGGACATCTACGGCCACAGCGTGCCGCGCATGCTCGGCGTCGAGGGCCGTCCCACCCAGGTCGAGAACATGATCATGCCGCCGTCCGCGAACGGCGTGAAGGTCATCTCGATCGGCATGTTCACCCCGGGCAACGCCCCGGTCGTGTGGCGCGGGCCGATGCTGCACCGCGCGCTCCAGCAGTTCCTCGCCGACGTCTTCTGGGGCGACCTGGACGTCCTGCTGCTCGACCTGCCGCCGGGCACCGGCGACATCGCGATCTCCGTCGCCCAGCTGGTGCCGAACGCCGAGATCCTCGTCGTGACCACCCCGCAGCAGGCGGCGGCCGAGGTCGCGGAGCGGGCCGGCTCGATCGCCGTGCAGACCCACCAGAAGATCGTCGGTGTCGTCGAGAACATGTCGGGCCTGCCCTGCCCGCACTGCGACGAGATGGTCGACGTCTTCGGCTCCGGCGGCGGCCAGAAGGTCGCCGACGGGCTCACCAAGACGGTCGGCGCGTCCGTGCCGGTCCTCGGCACCATCCCGATCGACGTACGGCTGCGCGAGGGCGGCGACGACGGCAAGCCCGTGGTCCTGTCCGACCCGGACTCCCCGGCGGGCGCCGCGCTGCGCGCGATCGCGGGCAAGCTGGGCGGCCGCGCCCGCGGCCTGTCGGGCATGTCGCTGGGGATCACCCCGCGCAACAAGTTCTGA
- a CDS encoding DUF1003 domain-containing protein: MRNERPERSSERAKASVALGASALARPRVRLDQPRPARRRLLPEYDPEAFGRLSERVARFLGTGRFIVYMTLVIIVWVLWNIFAPAHLRFDEYPFIFLTLMLSLQASYAAPLILLAQNRQDDRDRVNLEQDRKQNERSIADTEYLTREIAALRMGLGEVATRDWIRSEFQDLIKEMDERRLFTGESDEGDR; encoded by the coding sequence CTGCGCAACGAGCGGCCGGAACGTTCCTCCGAGCGGGCGAAGGCCAGCGTCGCCCTGGGCGCGAGCGCTCTGGCGCGTCCGCGCGTACGGCTGGACCAGCCGCGCCCGGCGCGCCGCAGGCTGCTGCCCGAGTACGACCCGGAGGCCTTCGGGCGGCTGTCGGAGCGGGTGGCGAGGTTCCTCGGCACGGGCCGGTTCATCGTCTATATGACGCTGGTCATCATCGTGTGGGTGCTGTGGAACATCTTCGCGCCCGCGCACCTGCGGTTCGACGAGTACCCGTTCATCTTCCTGACGCTGATGCTGTCCCTCCAGGCCTCCTACGCCGCCCCGCTGATCCTGCTCGCGCAGAACCGGCAGGACGACCGGGACCGGGTCAACCTGGAGCAGGACCGCAAGCAGAACGAGCGGTCCATCGCGGACACCGAGTACCTGACCCGCGAGATCGCGGCGCTGCGCATGGGCCTGGGCGAGGTCGCCACGCGCGACTGGATCAGGTCCGAGTTCCAGGACCTGATCAAGGAGATGGACGAGCGGCGGCTGTTCACCGGCGAAAGTGACGAAGGCGACCGCTGA